In one window of Phormidium ambiguum IAM M-71 DNA:
- the lipA gene encoding lipoyl synthase: MVVKPEWLRVKAPQWERVGSVKEILRDLSLNTVCEEASCPNIGECFHNGTATFLIMGPACTRACPYCDIDFEKKPKPLDSTEPERLAEAVRRLNLNHVVITSVNRDDLPDGGASQFVGCISEIRAISPGTTIEVLIPDLCGNWEALAQILQAAPEVLNHNTETVPRLYRRVRPQGEYERTLELLDRSRQLAPKVYTKSGIMVGLGETDEEVRQVMQDLRAVDCDILTIGQYLQPSQKHLQVAGFVTPEQFAAWQKFGESIGFLQVVSSPLTRSSYHAEQVRALMERYPR, from the coding sequence GTGGTAGTCAAGCCAGAATGGTTGCGAGTCAAAGCGCCTCAATGGGAGCGTGTTGGCAGCGTTAAAGAAATTTTACGGGATTTATCCCTGAATACTGTTTGTGAAGAAGCATCTTGCCCGAATATTGGTGAATGCTTCCACAATGGCACCGCCACATTTTTAATTATGGGGCCTGCTTGTACGCGAGCTTGTCCTTACTGTGATATTGATTTTGAAAAAAAGCCTAAACCCCTCGACTCTACAGAACCAGAAAGATTAGCAGAGGCGGTACGACGGTTAAACTTAAATCATGTCGTAATTACTTCAGTTAACCGGGATGATTTACCCGATGGTGGCGCATCTCAGTTTGTTGGTTGTATTTCAGAAATTCGTGCTATTTCTCCTGGTACAACTATTGAAGTGCTAATTCCTGATTTGTGTGGCAACTGGGAAGCATTAGCCCAGATTTTACAAGCTGCACCGGAAGTTTTAAACCACAATACAGAAACAGTACCTCGTTTATATCGTCGGGTACGTCCCCAAGGGGAATATGAGAGAACGCTGGAGTTGTTGGATCGATCGCGTCAACTAGCCCCCAAAGTCTACACAAAATCCGGCATCATGGTAGGACTGGGAGAAACTGACGAAGAAGTGCGCCAAGTTATGCAAGACTTACGAGCAGTAGATTGCGATATTCTCACCATTGGTCAGTATCTACAACCTAGCCAAAAACATCTTCAAGTTGCAGGTTTTGTCACCCCCGAACAGTTCGCCGCTTGGCAAAAATTTGGCGAAAGTATCGGATTTTTACAAGTAGTTTCTTCTCCTCTAACTCGAAGCTCTTACCATGCAGAACAAGTTAGAGCTTTAATGGAGAGATATCCCCGGTAG
- a CDS encoding NAD(P)H-dependent glycerol-3-phosphate dehydrogenase — METKITVIGAGAWGTTLALLAKANGHQVCLWSRQSSANLADVLVDVDIVVSAVSMKGVRPVVEQIRSFAVSKQVIFVTATKGLDPSTTCTPSQIWQAAFPLNPVVVLAGPNLSKEIQAGLPAATVVGSSDLAAAKIVQTVFNSNRFRVYTNDDWLGVELGGTLKNVMAIAAGACDGLRLGTNAKAALVTRGLAEIIRIGNHWGAKTDTFYGLSGLGDLLATCNSPLSRNYQVGYELAIGKKLPEILSNLEGTAEGVNTSQVLVALANQQGISIPISAQVDRLLKGEVTPLAAVESLMLRDVKPETYLPQ; from the coding sequence ATGGAAACAAAAATAACAGTTATTGGTGCAGGTGCTTGGGGTACGACTTTAGCTTTGTTGGCGAAGGCGAATGGTCATCAGGTTTGTCTGTGGTCGCGCCAAAGTTCGGCTAATCTTGCAGATGTCTTGGTAGATGTAGATATTGTAGTTTCTGCTGTTTCCATGAAAGGTGTTAGACCTGTGGTGGAACAAATACGGTCTTTTGCGGTTAGTAAACAGGTAATTTTTGTTACTGCTACCAAAGGATTAGACCCTTCGACTACTTGTACTCCTTCGCAAATTTGGCAAGCGGCGTTTCCTTTAAATCCAGTAGTAGTGTTAGCAGGGCCAAATTTATCGAAAGAAATACAAGCTGGCCTACCCGCTGCCACAGTTGTTGGCAGTTCTGACTTGGCAGCAGCTAAAATTGTACAAACAGTGTTTAATTCCAATCGGTTTCGCGTTTACACTAATGATGATTGGTTGGGTGTGGAGTTAGGTGGTACACTAAAAAATGTGATGGCGATCGCTGCTGGGGCTTGTGACGGTTTGCGGTTAGGAACCAATGCCAAAGCTGCACTTGTAACTCGCGGCCTCGCAGAAATCATCCGTATTGGAAATCATTGGGGAGCTAAAACAGATACATTCTATGGTTTATCAGGCTTAGGCGACCTCCTAGCAACTTGTAATAGTCCTTTGAGTCGGAATTACCAAGTTGGTTATGAATTAGCGATCGGAAAAAAGTTGCCAGAAATTTTGAGTAATCTGGAAGGAACTGCTGAAGGGGTAAATACGTCTCAGGTTTTAGTTGCATTAGCTAATCAGCAGGGAATTTCTATTCCTATTTCCGCTCAAGTCGATCGTTTACTTAAAGGAGAAGTCACTCCCTTAGCAGCTGTAGAATCTCTGATGTTGCGAGATGTTAAACCAGAAACATATCTACCTCAATAA
- the sigC gene encoding RNA polymerase sigma factor SigC, with amino-acid sequence MPATFHTTDATYNSQSEAPSFQLDEIEMEPTARDLVDLEMEEEETANLPKSPNRRTNDLVRLYLQDIGRVRLLGRDEEVSEAQQVQRYMRLLELRDQAAQEENGVLGQYVELIEIHDRLAANLGHRPSFERWANAAGISVSELKPILAAGKRRWAELVDLSNEELEQIQTEGIRAKDHMIKANLRLVVSVAKKYQNRGLELLDLIQEGTLGLERAVEKFDPTKGYRFSTYAYWWIRQGITRAIATQSRTIRLPVHITEKLNKIKKAQRKISQEKGRTATLEDLAKELEMTPFQVREVLFRVPRSVSFETKVGKEKDTELGDLLPTEEISPEEILMREALYRDLQQLLADLTTRERDVILMRFGLEDGRSYSLAEIGRALDLSRERVRQIEAKALQKLRQPKRRNRVRDYLESFG; translated from the coding sequence ATGCCAGCAACCTTTCATACCACTGATGCCACCTACAATAGTCAATCAGAAGCCCCTAGCTTTCAATTAGATGAAATTGAAATGGAACCAACAGCTAGGGATCTAGTTGATCTAGAGATGGAGGAGGAAGAAACCGCAAACTTACCGAAAAGTCCTAATCGTCGGACTAACGACTTAGTTCGTTTGTATCTGCAAGATATTGGTCGAGTACGTCTGTTAGGACGAGATGAAGAAGTTTCGGAAGCCCAACAAGTCCAGCGCTATATGCGGTTGTTGGAATTACGAGATCAAGCTGCACAAGAAGAAAATGGGGTACTCGGGCAATATGTAGAATTGATTGAAATTCACGATCGCCTAGCTGCTAATTTAGGTCATCGTCCATCTTTTGAAAGATGGGCAAATGCTGCGGGAATCTCAGTGTCGGAACTGAAGCCGATTTTAGCTGCGGGAAAACGTCGTTGGGCAGAATTAGTAGATTTAAGTAATGAAGAGTTAGAACAAATTCAAACCGAAGGTATTCGGGCTAAAGATCACATGATTAAGGCAAACTTGCGCTTAGTCGTATCTGTAGCTAAAAAATACCAAAATCGCGGTTTGGAATTGTTGGATTTAATCCAAGAAGGTACTTTGGGTTTAGAACGCGCTGTTGAAAAGTTTGACCCCACTAAAGGTTATCGCTTCAGCACTTATGCTTATTGGTGGATTCGTCAAGGAATCACCCGTGCGATCGCAACTCAAAGCCGTACTATTCGTCTCCCAGTTCACATTACCGAAAAACTCAACAAAATTAAAAAAGCTCAACGCAAAATTTCTCAAGAAAAAGGTCGCACTGCTACCCTAGAGGATTTAGCCAAAGAACTGGAAATGACTCCTTTCCAAGTTCGGGAAGTGCTCTTCCGCGTACCGCGATCGGTTTCTTTTGAAACAAAAGTTGGGAAAGAAAAAGATACTGAACTAGGCGACTTGCTACCCACAGAAGAAATTTCGCCTGAAGAGATCTTAATGCGGGAAGCACTCTACCGTGACTTACAGCAGCTTTTAGCTGACTTAACTACCAGAGAAAGAGATGTAATTTTGATGCGCTTTGGCTTAGAAGATGGTCGTTCCTATTCTTTAGCCGAAATTGGTCGCGCCTTAGATCTTTCGCGGGAACGAGTGCGCCAAATTGAAGCGAAAGCTTTGCAAAAATTACGTCAACCAAAACGCCGTAATCGGGTGCGCGATTATCTAGAGTCTTTTGGTTAA